The proteins below come from a single Drosophila suzukii chromosome X, CBGP_Dsuzu_IsoJpt1.0, whole genome shotgun sequence genomic window:
- the Vml gene encoding DNA-directed RNA polymerase II subunit RPB1 has protein sequence MCGRRQLILVAAGCLLATALALPSTRNEDFNEGFAQSELDYDERYTREIPSQAYATPVVYNSQSSYSAPKEQGYSAPAAPAYSPAYSAPAAPAQSYSAPASSGYSAPAAPSYSAPASASYSAPAAPSYSAPAAPAQSYSAPAPPSYSEPAAPSYSAPAAPAQSYSAPAPTSYSAPAAPSYSSPAQSYSVPAGPSYSAPAAPSYSVPAAPSYSAPSAPSYSAPAAPSYSAPAPSGYSSSASSGYSASPAPSYSAPKGPSYSAPSAPSYSAPAAPSYSAPAAPSYSAPAAPSYSAPAPPSYSAPAAPSYSAPAAPSYSAPAAPSYSAPAPPSYSAPAAPSYSAPAAPSYSAPAAPSYSAPATPSYSAPAAPSYSAPAAPSYSAPAAPSYSAPAAPSYSAPSYSAPVGSPAPSGYSAPASAYSSSAAPAKSYSAPASSGYSAPASSGSSYSAPSSAGYSASKSSAAASGYSAPASKSSGYARSHMDHIILGMARTAGYGSAAPAPAYRGASIPLPPCAKRYVFSCLSVLTPAPCGQSSGY, from the coding sequence ATGTGTGGACGACGACAACTTATCTTGGTGGCCGCTGGTTGCCTTTTGGCCACCGCGTTAGCGCTTCCGTCCACCAGGAATGAGGATTTCAACGAGGGCTTCGCGCAGTCGGAACTCGACTACGATGAGAGATACACTAGAGAAATTCCGTCGCAGGCGTATGCCACTCCGGTCGTTTACAATTCGCAGTCCAGCTATTCAGCGCCGAAGGAGCAAGGATACTCCGCTCCTGCTGCCCCGGCTTATTCACCAGCTTATTCAGCTCCTGCTGCTCCAGCTCAATCGTATTCAGCACCTGCATCATCGGGCTATTCAGCACCTGCAGCTCCCTCGTATTCAGCACCTGCATCAGCCAGCTATTCAGCTCCTGCTGCCCCGTCATACTCAGCACCTGCAGCTCCAGCTCAATCGTATTCAGCGCCTGCGCCACCCAGCTATTCAGAGCCTGCTGCCCCGTCATACTCAGCACCTGCAGCTCCAGCTCAATCTTATTCAGCACCAGCACCAACCAGCTATTCAGCGCCTGCTGCACCTTCTTATTCATCTCCCGCTCAATCATATTCAGTACCGGCTGGTCCTTCATACTCGGCACCTGCTGCGCCATCTTATTCAGTTCCTGCTGCCCCGTCGTATTCAGCTCCCTCAGCACCATCTTATTCAGCACCTGCCGCTCCATCGTATTCAGCGCCCGCACCATCTGGGTATTCATCCTCTGCCTCATCTGGATATTCAGCTTCTCCTGCGCCAAGTTATTCGGCACCCAAGGGTCCATCTTATTCCGCTCCAAGCGCTCCATCTTACTCAGCTCCAGCCGCTCCATCATACTCCGCACCAGCGGCTCCCTCATACTCTGCACCCGCTGCTCCCTCATACTCCGCACCAGCTCCTCCATCATATTCAGCCCCAGCCGCTCCATCATACTCTGCACCCGCTGCTCCCTCATACTCCGCACCAGCTGCCCCATCTTATTCAGCTCCTGCTCCTCCATCTTATTCAGCTCCGGCTGCTCCATCTTATTCAGCTCCTGCTGCTCCATCTTATTCAGCTCCGGCTGCTCCATCTTATTCAGCTCCTGCTACTCCATCTTATTCAGCTCCTGCTGCTCCATCTTATTCAGCTCCTGCTGCTCCATCTTACTCAGCTCCTGCTGCTCCATCTTATTCAGCTCCGGCTGCTCCATCTTATTCCGCTCCGTCTTATTCAGCACCTGTCGGTTCTCCCGCACCATCTGGATATTCAGCACCCGCATCAGCATATTCATCGTCTGCTGCTCCAGCGAAATCGTACTCAGCACCTGCATCATCCGGTTATTCAGCCCCTGCATCGTCTGGATCATCCTATTCAGCTCCATCGTCCGCGGGATATTCAGCGTCGAAGTCCTCAGCTGCTGCTTCCGGTTATTCGGCTCCTGCCTCGAAATCTTCGGGATACGCTCGTTCCCACATGGACCATATCATCCTTGGTATGGCAAGGACTGCCGGCTATGGATCTGCTGCTCCTGCGCCAGCTTATCGCGGCGCTTCAATTCCCTTACCACCGTGCGCCAAACGCTATGTATTCAGCTGTTTGAGCGTTTTGACTCCAGCTCCTTGCGGCCAGAGTTCCGGTTACTAA
- the Grp170 gene encoding hypoxia up-regulated protein 1, with protein MKLVLLLSALLAGIALSQGAAVMSVDLGTEWMKVGVVSPGVPMEIALNRESKRKTPAILAFRDGVRTIGEDAQTIGIKDPNSAYGYLLDLLGKTVDNPIVDLYKKRFPYYNIVGDPERNTVVFRKSDTEEFSVEELVAQMLVKAKQFAQESVQQPITECVLTVPGYFGQAEREALLSAAQLANLKVLQLINDYAAVALNYGVFHRGEINETAQYFLFYDMGAYKTSAAVVSYQLVKDKQTKEINPVVQVLGVGYDRTLGGLEIQLRLRDYLAQEFNALKKTKTDVTKHPKALAKLFKEAGRLKNVLSANTEFFAQIENLLEDIDFKLTVSREKLEQICEDLWPRATKPLEQALASSHLSLDVINQVILFGGGTRVPRVQETIKALIKQELGKNLNADESATMGAVYKAADLSAGFKVKKFVVKDATLFPLQVSFERDPGEGAAVKQVKRVLFALMNPYPQKKVITFNKHTDDFEFYVNYADLDRYSKEEIAALGSLNVTKVQLKQVKELLEKSKKELVDNKGIKAYFYLDDSGIFRCTGVEYVYEKQKPEEDADDDSTLSKLGSTLSKLFTKDGEEEKKEDSEQGEEPSNAGDDSTKTDETEKAKEEASSKEQKSEENGKQEAEAKNDTIKLVTVKSPVNYESQTQFTVPLAGSGYESSVAKLAAINKAEEQRVRLESAFNALEAHIIEVQQKLDEDSYAKCATAEEKEKLLAECSTLGEWLYEDLEDPKAEIYEEKLAQLKKLSNVFLARHWEHEERPEAIKALKGMIDGAEKFLITGRNLTKDTNPEKDVFTQVEIETLDKVITETNVWLKTETAAQKKLAKNADIRLTVKDITDKMSLLDREVKYLVNKIKIWKPKVKPAAEKDKKKEEEVVASGSGDGTKAEEEAEAKAEEQQEQPEKEQQEPVEEITPTPTEEEEAKTPHSEL; from the exons ATGAAACTCGTGCTCTTATTGAGCGCCCTGCTGGCGGGGATCGCCCTTTCCCAGGGAGCCGCCGTGATGTCCGTGGATCTGGGCACCGAGTGGATGAAGGTGGGCGTCGTCTCGCCCGGCGTGCCCATGGAAATCGCCCTGAACCGCGAATCCAAGCGCAAGACCCCAGCCATCCTGGCCTTCCGCGATGGAGTGCGAACCATTGGCGAGGATGCCCAGACCATTGGCATCAAGGATCCCAACTCGGCCTATGGTTATCTTTTGGATCTGCTGGGCAAAACGGTGGATAACCCCATTGTGGATTTGTATAA gAAACGCTTTCCATACTACAACATTGTGGGCGATCCGGAGCGCAATACCGTGGTCTTCCGCAAGAGCGATACCGAAGAGTTCTCCGTGGAGGAGCTGGTGGCCCAGATGCTGGTCAAGGCCAAACAATTTGCCCAGGAATCCGTACAGCAGCCCATTACCGAGTGCGTTCTGACCGTGCCCGGCTATTTTGGCCAAGCCGAAAGGGAGGCCCTGTTGTCGGCGGCTCAATTGGCCAACCTGAAGGTGCTCCAACTGATCAACGACTATGCGGCGGTGGCCCTTAACTACGGTGTCTTCCATCGCGGCGAAATCAACGAAACGGCTCAGTACTTCCTCTTCTACGACATGGGCGCCTATAAGACCTCGGCCGCTGTGGTCAGCTATCAGTTGGTGAAGGACAAACAGACCAAGGAGATTAATCCTGTGGTCCAAGTTCTCGGCGTTGGCTATGATCGCACCCTGGGTGGCCTGGAGATCCAGTTGAGACTGCGCGACTACCTGGCCCAGGAGTTTAATGCTCTGAAAAAGACCAAAACCGATGTGACCAAACACCCCAAGGCTCTGGCCAAACTTTTCAAGGAGGCTGGTCGCCTAAAGAACGTTCTGTCTGCCAATACAGAGTTCTTTGCCCAAATCGAGAACCTGCTGGAGGACATTGACTTTAAGTTGACCGTTTCCCGCGAGAAGTTGGAGCAGATCTGCGAGGATCTTTGGCCCAGGGCCACCAAGCCACTGGAACAGGCCTTGGCTTCGTCGCACCTCAGTTTGGATGTGATCAACCAGGTGATATTGTTCGGAGGCGGCACTCGAGTCCCGCGTGTCCAGGAGACCATCAAGGCTCTTATTAAGCAGGAACTGGGCAAGAATCTGAATGCCGATGAGTCGGCCACCATGGGCGCCGTTTATAAGGCAGCCGACTTATCCGCCGGCTTCAAAGTCAAGAAGTTTGTGGTCAAGGACGCCACGCTGTTCCCCCTGCAAGTGTCCTTTGAGCGGGATCCGGGCGAGGGTGCTGCCGTCAAGCAGGTGAAACGCGTCCTGTTCGCCCTGATGAACCCCTACCCCCAGAAGAAGGTCATCACTTTCAACAAGCACACGGACGACTTTGAGTTCTATGTGAACTACGCCGATTTGGATCGTTATAGCAAGGAAGAGATCGCCGCTTTGGGCAGCTTGAATGTGACTAAGGTGCAGCTAAAGCAGGTTAAGGAACTGCTGGAGAAATCCAAGAAGGAACTGGTGGACAACAAGGGCATCAAAGCCTACTTCTACCTAGATGACTCTGGCATTTTCCGCTGCACGGGCGTGGAGTATGTTTACGAAAAGCAAAAGCCCGAGGAAGATGCGGATGATGACAGCACGTTGTCCAAGTTGGGCAGCACTTTGAGTAAGCTGTTCACCAAGGACGGTGAGGAGGAGAAGAAGGAGGACTCGGAGCAGGGAGAGGAGCCATCCAATGCTGGTGACGACTCGACCAAAACGGATGAGACTGAGAAGGCAAAGGAGGAGGCCAGCAGCAAGGAGCAAAAGTCTGAGGAGAACGGCAAGCAGGAGGCTGAGGCCAAAAACGACACCATCAAGCTGGTGACTGTCAAGTCCCCGGTGAACTATGAATCCCAAACGCAGTTCACTGTTCCTCTGGCCGGTTCCGGTTATGAGAGCTCGGTGGCCAAACTGGCTGCCATCAACAAGGCTGAGGAGCAACGTGTCCGCTTGGAGTCTGCCTTTAATGCCCTCGAAGCCCACATCATTGAAGTGCAACAGAAATTGGACGAAGATTCGTATGCCAAGTGTGCCACCGCCGAGGAGAAGGAGAAACTCTTGGCCGAGTGCAGCACCTTGGGTGAATGGCTGTACGAGGATCTAGAGGATCCCAAGGCGGAAATCTACGAGGAAAAACTGGCGCAGCTGAAAAAGCTCTCCAACGTCTTTTTGGCCCGTCACTGGGAGCATGAGGAGCGACCGGAGGCCATTAAGGCCCTCAAGGGCATGATTGATGGCGCCGAAAAGTTCCTCATCACCGGACGCAATCTCACCAAAGACACCAATCCCGAAAAGGACGTCTTCACCCAGGTGGAAATCGAAACGTTGGACAAAGTTATAACCGAAACCAACGTTTGGCTAAAAACGGAGACGGCAGCCCAGAAGAAGCTGGCCAAGAACGCAGATATCCGGCTGACTGTCAAGGATATCACAGACAAGATGAGCCTGCTGGATCGCGAGGTCAAGTACTTGGTTAACAAGATTAAGATCTGGAAGCCCAAGGTGAAGCCGGCTGCTGAGAAGGACAAGaagaaggaggaggaggtggtggCCTCCGGAAGCGGCGATGGCACcaaggcggaggaggaggcagAGGCCAAGGCCGAGGAACAGCAGGAACAGCCGGAAAAGGAGCAGCAGGAGCCGGTGGAGGAGATTACTCCCACGCCCacagaggaggaggaggccaAGACACCGCACAGTGAGCTCTAA
- the LOC108016952 gene encoding ubiquitin-conjugating enzyme E2 Q2, which produces MACLNTLKQEIKTLEKIFPKNHERFQILNSSVDELLCRFIDKNGKRYDIHANITETYPSSPPVWFAESEETSVTNAVQILSNTNGRDNHVINQVGILLRELCRLHNVPLPPDIDNLALPLQTPPPSASPLRCEQRPGGGGAGGGGGPHGNEETDSDQEEIEDPIGESEQESEGDEDLPLEMDDVRSTNKKDDMEVEHLATLERLRQSQRQDYLKGSVSGSVQATDRLMKELRDIYRSDAFKKNMYSIELVNESIYEWNIRLKSVDPDSPLHSDLLMLKEKEGKDSILLNILFKETYPFEPPFVRVVHPIISGGYVLIGGAICMELLTKQGWSSAYTVEAVIMQIAATLVKGKARIQFGATKALTQGQYSLARAQQSFKSLVQIHEKNGWFTPPKEDG; this is translated from the exons ATGGCGTGCCTTAACACCCTGAAGCAGGAAATCAAAACGTTGGAGAAGATCTTCCCGAAGAATCACGAGCGCTTTCAGATCCTCAATTCCAGCGTCGACGAACTGCTCTGCCGGTTCATCGACAAGAATGGAAAGCGCTACGATATCCATGCCAACATAACG GAAACCTATCCCTCATCGCCACCAGTTTGGTTCGCCGAGAGCGAGGAGACGAGCGTCACAAATGCTGTTCAAATACTTAGCAATACAAATGGACGTGATAATCACGTGATTAATCAG GTGGGCATACTGCTTCGCGAGCTGTGCCGACTACACAACGTTCCACTGCCACCCGACATCGATAATTTGGCCCTGCCGCTGCAAACGCCGCCACCATCCGCTTCTCCACTCCGCTGCGAGCAGAGGCCAGGAGGCGGTGGAGCGGGGGGCGGGGGCGGACCACATGGCAACGAAGAGACCGATTCGGATCAGGAGGAGATCGAGGATCCCATCGGCGAGAGCGAACAGGAGAGCGAGGGCGACGAGGACTTGCCGCTGGAAATGGATGATGTACGAAGTACAAACAAG AAGGACGACATGGAAGTGGAACACCTAGCAACTCTAGAAAGACTGCGTCAAAGTCAAAGACAAGACTATCTAAAA GGTTCCGTTTCGGGCTCCGTACAGGCAACCGATCGCTTGATGAAGGAACTACGTGATATTTATCGATCGGACGCCTTCAAAAAGAACATGTATTCTATTGAGCTCGTCAACGAGTCGATTTACGAGTGGAACATACGCCTCAAGTCTGTCGATCCCGACAGTCCGCTGCACAGTGATCTGTTGATGCTCAAGGAGAAGGAGGGCAAGGACAGCATACTGCTGAATATACTCTTCAAGGAGACGTATCCCTTCGAGCCGCCATTTGTGCGCGTCGTCCATCCGATTATCTCAG GCGGATATGTGCTCATCGGCGGTGCCATCTGCATGGAACTACTGACCAAACAAGGCTGGAGCTCGGCCTACACCGTGGAGGCGGTAATAATGCAAATTGCAGCCACCCTCGTCAAGGGGAAGGCGCGCATCCAGTTTGGGGCCACCAAA GCACTGACCCAGGGTCAATATAGTTTGGCTCGAGCCCAGCAGAGCTTCAAATCTCTGGTGCAGATTCACGAAAAGAATG GCTGGTTCACACCGCCCAAGGAAGATGGCTAA
- the LOC108016601 gene encoding U3 small nucleolar RNA-associated protein 15 homolog — protein sequence MQSTFLPLNARRFQQRAQVETPDTLYWDRLAKPELLKEHNTIDYVDFSPSDPENFVLTCSVRVQIYNLVTKLVVKNLSRFQKTAYGATFRQDGRLLAAGDEEGHVKLFDTTSRNILRLFKGHTAPVHRTFFTADKLQLASFGDDKAVRLWDVANEKVVQTYGDAHTDYIRAGAMHPQAAHMFVSGGYDGKISLYDTRAETAVQRTLDHGAPVESMLFLPNGSIFVSAGGNQVRVWDLISGCRLLTMMSQHHKTVTCLRLGSDGRRLFSGGLDRHVKIYDVSTYKTVHTLTYPNAVVSMAVASGDQAVVAGMVDGLVSIRRMIVDSKPSHLKKIRADRERKMYKEPKRPNDTQKADKIIKDRVKGPGLKKFDVHLRRFDHKKALDDVMAPQMMEKQPELVVAVVTDLLHRRCLYKALIGRPDRVLVRFINFVVNHLSEMRFMRPLLMAASTILMVFERRLVTYSQKLMEALERLAFAMETEVKLTTELMQLKGAMDMLIGVSMDNGEVVHKSTYVDTKGQKMQPSSAAEKYVVMVE from the exons ATGCAGAGCACCTTCCTCCCACTGAACGCACGGCGGTTTCAGCAGCGGGCGCAGGTGGAAACCCCGGACACACTCTATTGGGACCGATTGGCG AAACCGGAGCTCCTCAAGGAGCACAACACCATCGACTATGTGGACTTTAGCCCCAGCGATCCGGAGAACTTTGTGCTGACCTGCTCGGTGCGCGTGCAGATCTACAACCTGGTGACCAAGCTGGTTGTCAAGAATCTCTCCCGATTCCAAAAGACCGCCTACGGAGCCACTTTCCGTCAGGATGGACGACTCCTGGCCGCCGGCGACGAGGAGGGCCACGTCAAGCTGTTCGACACCACCAGCCGGAATATCCTGCGCCTGTTCAAGGGTCACACGGCGCCGGTCCATCGTACCTTTTTCACGGCGGACAAACTGCAGCTGGCCAGTTTTGGCGACGATAAGGCTGTCCGTCTGTGGGATGTAGCCAACGAGAAAGTAGTGCAGACCTACGGGGACGCGCACACAGACTACATTCGCGCCGGGGCCATGCACCCGCAGGCGGCGCACATGTTTGTCTCCGGCGGCTACGATGGCAAGATCAGTCTCTACGATACGCGTGCGGAGACGGCGGTGCAGCGCACTTTGGATCACGGAGCTCCCGTGGAGTCCATGTTGTTCCTTCCCAACGGCTCGATCTTCGTCAGCGCCGGTGGCAACCAGGTCCGAGTTTGGGATCTCATCAGCGGCTGTCGCCTGCTCACCATGATGTCGCAGCATCACAAAACAGTGACCTGTTTGCGGCTGGGCTCCGATGGCAGGAGACTGTTCTCCGGCGGGCTGGATCGGCACGTCAAGATCTACGATGTGAGCACCTACAAGACTGTGCACACGCTGACCTATCCCAATGCTGTGGTCAGCATGGCCGTCGCCAGCGGTGATCAGGCTGTTGTGGCTGGCATGGTCGATGGTCTTGTCTCCATTCGTCGCATGATCGTGGACAGCAAGCCCAGTCATTTGAAAAAAATCCGAGCGGATCGGGAACGCAAGATGTACAAGGAGCCGAAACGACCAAACGACACCCAGAAGGCGGACAAAATCATCAAAGACCGGGTCAAGGGACCGGGATTGAAAAAATTCGATGTTCATCTGCGCAGGTTTGACCACAAGAAAGCATTGGACGACGTGATGGCGCCCCAGATGATGGAAAAACAGCCGGAGCTCGTGGTGGCGGTCGTCACGGACCTGCTGCATCGGAGATGTCTATACAAGGCTCTCATTGGTCGTCCCGACAGAGTGCTCGTAAGGTTTATCAACTTTGTGGTCAACCATTTAAGTGAGATGCGATTCATGCGCCCGCTGTTGATGGCCGCCAGCACAATCTTGATGGTCTTCGAGCGGAGACTTGTGACCTACAGCCAGAAACTGATGGAGGCACTGGAACGATTGGCTTTCGCTATGGAGACGGAGGTGAAGCTGACCACCGAGCTGATGCAGCTAAAGGGCGCCATGGACATGCTCATTGGAGTTTCAATGGACAATGGCGAAGTGGTTCATAAATCCACTTATGTGGACACCAAGGGACAAAAGATGCAGCCCTCGTCGGCGGCGGAGAAGTACGTGGTCATGGTGGAGTGA
- the temp gene encoding protein prenyltransferase alpha subunit repeat-containing protein 1 → MEEERNEKKVLCEKIIRDINAVFLKDQDLASFEIIPKETNCNKSPVVHVEHNLGLESWCAQHVYDHAHRTLISHRRQTSAQQLRTLQQQQQSDALAKYLNVALLINPDVTTFWHIRRQLVQKNRLSINKELQFSALVLSIKPKSNEAFAYRRWLYSFQSADAIDWPNEIGICERAADRCASNYHAWSHRQWILQSGPCLLQSELLRTEKFMRKHISDYSCYHYRQVLLGRAYELNFALPNDSGASGSYPLASLQQLMAHYGLECEPKAEALLELLLPHADLSSMSSQKLRSFLYCCNVAANDMRLCAEQRLMYGPRDCFELHRRAALKFIVEQCVGLQIGLATGQPSPSMADDLRSHLGNFDFEKHPFLSAVRRDESALGGKHRSWCNLHLSFGYPAD, encoded by the exons ATGGAGGAGGAACGCAACGAGAAGAAGGTGCTCTGCGAGAAGATCATAAGGGACATCAACGCGGTGTTCCTTAAGGATCAGGATCT CGCCTCGTTCGAGATCATACCCAAGGAAACCAACTGCAACAAGTCGCCGGTGGTGCATGTTGAGCACAATCTTGGCCTGGAATCGTGGTGTGCCCAGCATGTCTACGATCACGCCCACCGCACCCTAATATCCCACCGTCGCCAGACGTCGGCTCAACAGCTCCGGACGctccagcaacagcagcagagTGATGCCCTGGCCAAATACCTAAACGTGGCCCTCCTGATCAATCCGGATGTGACCACCTTCTGGCACATTCGCCGCCAGTTGGTGCAAAAGAACCGGCTGAGCATCAACAAGGAGCTCCAGTTCTCCGCCCTCGTGCTCTCCATCAAACCAAAGTCCAATGAGGCGTTCGCCTACCGTCGGTGGCTGTACTCCTTTCAAA GCGCTGATGCCATTGACTGGCCCAATGAGATTGGGATCTGCGAAAGGGCCGCTGATAGGTGCGCCAGTAACTACCATGCCTGGTCGCACCGTCAGTGGATACTTCAAAGCGGCCCCTGCCTACTCCAATCGGAGCTCTTGCGTACGGAGAAATTCATGCGCAAGCACATCAGTGATTACAGCTGCTACCATTACCGTCAGGTGCTACTGGGTCGCGCCTACGAGCTCAACTTTGCCCTGCCCAACGATTCCGGAGCCAGTGGCTCATATCCGTTGGCCAGTCTGCAACAATTGATGGCCCACTATGGTCTGGAATGCGAGCCCAAAGCCGAGGCTCTGTtggagctgctgctgcccCATGCGGACCTTAGTTCGATGAGCAGCCAAAAGCTGAGATCATTCCTCTACTGCTGCAATGTGGCCGCCAACGATATGCGGCTGTGTGCGGAGCAGCGGTTGATGTACGGACCGCGGGACTGCTTTGAGCTGCATCGCCGTGCGGCCCTCAAGTTCATCGTAGAGCAATGCGTTGGCTTACAGATTGGGTTGGCCACGGGTCAACCATCTCCCTCGATGGCCGATGATCTGCGTTCGCATTTGGGTAACTTTGACTTCGAAAAGCATCCGTTTTTAAGTGCCGTGCGACGTGACGAATCCGCTCTAGGCGGAAAGCACCGTAGCTGGTGCAATCTCCACCTAAGCTTTGGCTATCCGGCGGACTAA